From a region of the Rhipicephalus microplus isolate Deutch F79 chromosome X, USDA_Rmic, whole genome shotgun sequence genome:
- the Alms1b gene encoding Alstrom syndrome 1b, with protein sequence MAMELPLTTQSSYQSAFFFPLCYATPEAKSDSETSSFCENHAATSRTSLSTFDCSDRAACARSLCSDTAVSWPSTPFTKKSHKHKLGNEHSNLVLKKFLQSLQRDSMEPTDGYLQSTSYSAPPALMSASRGTSIASSFSSESIPVVTTSQGSIEHGSSSCTMSGTVDGEAQSCTEKVLQQECAASSSTFCPGTCLSASDAVVSSKYYTGKGNLTNNQELALSLESVLTVVPQSLRLRSTTANAKSLERKQVIKEPCVKTSRPRYSTSSCGGASLQSWDSHLEIDASIEDIVESVIHELSICETELQSCSEMFSQDHSTISDAPRRASPASLSSYTSSRRLEWDNGADIGYSGTSGRTHEQERSRYSNIARHISEPSESDVVNEASVSPDEKTHKFAVPHSRDAIVQTEACSIKDAGVQANASAKDLSSTQTRVKASTKQSEMIVSGSAVTDLSSIASTKQGSSIISLTNNVHQQTGMEKRGFLVTDRAPNCACVNMKPALQQAVSKKSLEMPKCDRANIVSLYSRKTFKEHRNLRKKHAGSTRKCASDFSYGQRRHCGNNLVAASDTSHIQSEPLGATGFTVIDNNRMKMKLPKTVPGLASRSATPAELPRACSELDKRQLDYWLSSGFPYVPAVVPLEVGILPRIHSAEPATEKQENCDPRLVVSGSCLPSITQMQEAIDMENTRTTATAQGAGGMTRKRYIVRPVSRSVLKTSEAGTLLSKQTAGQCQKLITKDKFRIELSTMSSLGETDGIPPINGAAKSTLLSQRNTEDTLLSKTNESEACSSAEIVASCENQKERCPHHSFASCNSLSEGTSLQQLTVNGKSCKLKPMAHRELEKLRFLVNRQRHGYLKQLQREVERLHKLEQLFLLADVSRAASSAETETTSPEKDLDVTVCRNGESNNVAVQTSQSLFASCDDEDTAVKGNCFVSVVDQSVKKHRDHPSQQRRKAVSRRPVAWVVPVGSNTPYSGSEQGASLKERNHQGTKEEESLQAAFAAHCSRLIKRSEARQTQLALLAEQRQKQRLAPLQVQLQGRNQLHPRPPGNLGRASTKKTFTHKEMREQTERVYQKLPEVIDLKTRLLREQQYRTNRLMAQLYNKAIQEKALVGCVNFPINKPFSQL encoded by the exons ATGGCGATGGAACTACCTCTGACAACGCAGTCAAGTTACCAGTCAGCCTTCTTCTTCCCTTTGTGTTATGCAACACCAGAGGCGAAGTCTGATAGCGAGACATCATCATTCTGTGAAAACCACGCTGCAACATCACGAACGAGCTTGAGTACCTTTGACTGCAGCGATCGGGCTGCTTGTGCTCGAAGTTTATGCTCTGATACAGCAGTATCGTGGCCGTCAACACCATTTACAAAGAAGTCGCATAAGCATAAACTTGGAAATGAACATTCAAACCTAGTGTTAAAGAAGTTCTTACAGTCGTTGCAACGGGATTCAATGGAACCGACTGACGGCTACTTGCAAAGCACATCGTACTCAGCGCCGCCAGCCTTGATGTCGGCATCACGCGGGACGTCGATTGCAAGTTCGTTTAGCAGTGAGAGCATACCGGTTGTGACTACTTCGCAAGGAAGTATTGAACATGGAAGTAGCAGCTGCACAATGTCTGGAACAGTTGATGGAGAAGCACAGTCATGTACAGAAAAAGTGCTGCAGCAGGAGTGTGCAGCTTCTTCCAGCACCTTTTGTCCTGGTACATGCTTGTCAGCATCTGATGCAGTGGTTTCTTCAAAATATTATACTGGAAAAGGCAATTTGACGAATAATCAAGAATTGGCCCTTTCTCTCGAGTCAGTGCTGACAGTAGTACCACAGTCACTTAGGCTGCGTTCCACTACTGCAAATGCTAAAAGCTTGGAGAGGAAACAAGTGATCAAAGAACCCTGTGTCAAGACTTCTAGACCTAGGTACTCTACTTCTTCATGTGGAGGTGCCAGCTTACAGTCATGGGACTCTCATCTGGAAATTGATGCATCTATTGAAGACATAGTGGAAAGCGTGATTCATGAACTGTCTATCTGTGAAACGGAGTTGCAAAGCTGTTCGGAAATGTTTTCTCAGGATCACTCTACTATCAGTGATGCACCACGAAGAGCATCTCCAGCCTCTCTTTCAAGTTACACTTCAAGCAGGCGTTTAGAATGGGACAATGGGGCAGACATTGGATATTCTGGCACTAGTGGTAGAACACATGAACAAGAAAGGTCAAGGTATAGCAATATAGCGAGGCACATTTCTGAGCCAAGTGAAAGTGATGTGGTCAATGAAGCGAGTGTTTCCCCTGATGAAAAAACACACAAATTTGCTGTGCCACATTCTCGCGATGCTATTGTGCAGACTGAAGCTTGTTCAATCAAAGATGCTGGAGTCCAAGCTAATGCTTCTGCAAAAGATCTTTCGTCTACTCAGACTCGTGTGAAAGCATCAACAAAGCAGTCCGAAATGATAGTATCAGGCAGTGCTGTGACAGATTTGAGTAGCATTGCATCTACCAAGCAAGGATCTTCCATAATTTCACTTACTAACAATGTGCACCAACAAACTGGCATGGAGAAAAGAGGATTTTTGGTGACTGATCGAGCACCGAACTGTGCTTGTGTCAATATGAAGCCTGCTCTTCAGCAAGCTGTAAGCAAAAAGAGCCTTGAAATGCCAAAATGTGATAGGGCAAATATTGTTTCACTCTATAGCCGCAAGACCTTCAAAGAGCACAGGAATCTTAGAAAAAAGCACGCAGGCTCAACACGAAAATGTGCGTCAGACTTTAGCTATGGTCAGAGAAGACATTGCGGCAATAACTTGGTTGCTGCCTCTGATACTTCTCATATACAATCTGAACCTTTGGGTGCCACTGGTTTTACAGTTATAGACAACAACCGAATGAAAATGAAATTGCCTAAAACTGTACCTGGACTGGCTTCTCGAAGTGCAACACCTGCCGAGCTTCCTCGTGCTTGCTCTGAACTTGACAAGCGGCAGCTTGATTATTGGCTTAGCTCTGGTTTCCCTTATGTGCCTGCAGTGGTGCCCCTTGAAGTAGGCATTCTACCTCGAATTCACAGTGCTGAACCAGCcacagaaaagcaagaaaattgtGATCCAAGGCTTGTAGTATCAGGGTCGTGCCTCCCGTCTATAACTCAGATGCAAGAAGCCATAGACATGGAAAATACTCGGACTACTGCAACAGCACAAGGTGCTGGTGGAATGACACGAAAACGTTACATTGTTCGTCCAGTGTCGCGGTCAGTGCTGAAAACATCTGAAGCAGGCACATTGCTTTCAAAGCAGACTGCAGGACAGTGCCAAAAACTCATTACGAAAGACAAATTTAG GATAGAATTGTCAACCATGTCCTCTTTGGGCGAGACTGATGGCATACCTCCCATTAATGGGGCAGCCAAATCAACACTGCTGTCGCAGAGAAACACTGAAG ACACTTTGCTTTCAAAGACAAATGAAAGTGAAGCGTGTTCTTCGGCAGAGATAGTGGCATCTTGCGAAAATCAAAAGGAGCGTTGTCCGCACCACTCTTTCGCTTCGTGTAACAGTTTATCTGAAGGAACTTCATTACAGCAGCTGACAGTGAATGGTAAGAGTTGCAAGCTGAAACCGATGGCTCACAGAGAGCTAGAAAAACTGAGGTTTCTCGTTAATAGACAAAGACATGGCTACTTGAAGCAGTTGCAAAGAGAAGTAGAACGGCTGCATAAGCTTGAGCAGCTCTTCCTCTTAGCAGATGTCAGTCGCGCAGCATCTTCAGCAGAAACGGAAACCACATCACCAGAAAAGGACTTGGATGTTACGGTGTGCAGAAACGGAGAAAGCAACAACGTTGCAGTGCAGACTTCTCAGTCACTTTTTGCCAGCTGTGATGACGAGGACACTGCGGTCAAAGGAAATTGCTTTGTGTCAGTGGTTGACCAGTCGGTGAAAAAGCACAGAGACCACCCTTCACAGCAGAGGAGGAAAGCTGTCTCCAGGCGTCCTGTAGCATGGGTGGTACCTGTGGGGTCGAACACCCCGTACAGTGGCAGTGAACAAGGAGCATCCCTGAAAGAGAGAAATCACCAGGGCACCAAGGAAGAAGAGAGTCTGCAG GCAGCATTTGCAGCCCATTGTAGCCGTTTAATCAAGCGTTCAGAAGCAAGGCAGACTCAGCTTGCTCTCTTGGCTGAACAACGACAAAAGCAGCGCTTGGCTCCACTGCAGGTGCAGCTACAAGGACGAAATCAACTGCACCCTCGTCCACCAGGAAATTTAG
- the Ski6 gene encoding exosome complex component Ski6, with the protein MAGLELLSDEGYRLDGRKPFEQRKIACRLGVFTQADGSAYIEQGNAKVLAAVYGPHEPRGSRSRSFHDRVLVNCQFSMATFSTLERKRRPRGDKKSQEMTLHIQQAFEASILTQLYPRSQIDIFVEVLQSDGGTLSVCINAATLALIDAGIALKDYVCACSVGFVDGFPLVDISHLEESLRGPELTVAVLPKSQQMVLLEMTSRVHVDNLQKMLDAAVKGCIDVHAILDSQVKEHTALVGSCIGWE; encoded by the coding sequence ATGGCGGGTTTAGAGCTTTTGTCTGATGAAGGCTATCGATTAGACGGCCGAAAGCCTTTTGAGCAGAGAAAGATAGCATGCAGGTTAGGTGTGTTTACTCAAGCTGACGGATCAGCCTACATCGAGCAAGGTAATGCCAAAGTACTTGCCGCAGTTTACGGGCCCCACGAACCGCGAGGCAGTCGTTCCCGCTCTTTCCACGACCGTGTGTTAGTCAACTGTCAGTTCAGCATGGCCACATTCAGTACTTTGGAGCGAAAGCGTCGTCCCCGAGGTGATAAGAAGTCGCAGGAAATGACCCTACACATCCAGCAAGCCTTTGAAGCTTCAATTCTGACCCAACTGTACCCTCGTTCGCAAATAGACATCTTCGTGGAAGTGCTGCAGTCGGACGGAGGCACGTTGAGTGTTTGCATCAATGCCGCTACTCTAGCGCTAATCGATGCTGGTATCGCACTGAAAGACTACGTGTGTGCTTGCTCCGTGGGTTTTGTTGACGGTTTCCCCCTTGTTGACATAAGCCATCTAGAAGAGTCCTTGCGTGGTCCTGAGCTTACAGTGGCTGTGCTTCCCAAGTCGCAGCAGATGGTTCTGCTCGAAATGACTTCTCGTGTTCACGTGGATAACTTGCAGAAAATGCTGGACGCGGCTGTGAAAGGTTGCATCGACGTGCACGCAATACTTGACAGTCAAGTCAAGGAACACACAGCTCTAGTCGGTTCGTGCATTGGCTGGGAATAA